Proteins encoded in a region of the Cupriavidus pauculus genome:
- a CDS encoding beta-ketoacyl-ACP synthase: MKRVVVTGAGAISALGNDWAAVRQSLASGRNTVVRMADWDDIKGLNTRLGAPVPELTLPPHYTRKATRSMGKVALMSVLASETALREAGLLGHPLVSGGKLGIAYGSSTGTPEAVADFGRMRTERTTEDISATTYIRMMPHTTAVNIGVFFGITGRIVTTSSACTSGSQGIGYAYEAIRSGRQIAMLAGGAEELDATEAAVFDTLFATSTRNDAPETTPRPFDSERDGLVLGEGAATLVLEELEHARARGARILAEIVGFGTNSDGAHVTQPKADTMAVAMRLALEDAALDAGRIGYINAHGTATDHGDIAESHATHAVFGAGVPVSTLKSYIGHTLGACGALEAWMTIEMMRDGWFAPNLNLRTPDPRCAELDYIMHAPRELDTEYVMSNNFAFGGINTSLIFRRWNEDTE, encoded by the coding sequence ATGAAGCGCGTCGTCGTGACAGGTGCGGGCGCCATCTCGGCGCTCGGCAATGACTGGGCCGCGGTGCGCCAGTCGCTCGCCTCCGGCCGCAACACCGTGGTGCGCATGGCCGACTGGGATGACATCAAGGGCCTCAACACGCGGCTGGGCGCGCCGGTACCGGAACTCACGCTGCCGCCCCACTACACGCGCAAGGCCACGCGCTCGATGGGCAAGGTGGCCTTGATGTCCGTGCTGGCGAGCGAAACCGCGCTGCGGGAAGCGGGGCTGCTCGGCCATCCGCTGGTATCGGGCGGCAAGCTTGGCATCGCCTACGGCTCGTCCACGGGCACGCCCGAGGCCGTTGCCGATTTCGGCCGCATGCGCACGGAGCGCACGACCGAGGACATCAGCGCGACGACGTATATCCGCATGATGCCGCATACCACGGCCGTGAACATCGGCGTGTTCTTCGGCATTACCGGACGCATCGTCACCACGTCGAGCGCATGCACGTCGGGCAGCCAGGGCATCGGCTACGCATACGAGGCGATTCGCAGCGGGCGGCAGATCGCCATGCTGGCCGGCGGCGCCGAGGAACTCGATGCCACGGAAGCCGCGGTCTTCGACACGCTCTTCGCCACGAGCACGCGCAACGATGCGCCCGAGACCACGCCGCGCCCGTTCGATAGCGAACGCGACGGGCTCGTGCTAGGCGAAGGCGCCGCCACGCTGGTGCTCGAGGAACTCGAGCATGCACGCGCACGCGGCGCGCGCATCCTGGCCGAGATCGTCGGCTTCGGCACCAATAGCGACGGTGCCCATGTGACCCAGCCCAAGGCCGACACGATGGCCGTGGCGATGCGCCTGGCGCTGGAAGACGCCGCGCTCGACGCGGGTCGCATCGGGTATATCAACGCGCATGGCACCGCCACCGACCATGGAGACATTGCCGAGTCGCACGCCACCCACGCGGTGTTCGGCGCGGGCGTGCCCGTGAGCACGCTCAAGAGCTATATCGGCCATACGCTCGGCGCCTGCGGCGCGCTGGAAGCGTGGATGACCATCGAGATGATGCGCGACGGATGGTTCGCGCCGAACCTCAACCTGCGCACGCCCGACCCGCGCTGCGCGGAACTCGACTACATCATGCATGCGCCGCGCGAACTCGACACCGAGTACGTGATGAGCAACAACTTCGCATTCGGCGGCATCAACACGTCGCTGATCTTCCGCCGCTGGAACGAAGATACCGAGTGA
- a CDS encoding excinuclease ATPase subunit, whose translation MKLTASLLTAATCAAALLASPAHARDTRYMLPLKDVLSMPEAKDKLDPSFRFFLAGQTTPPVLERFDSGVTNRKTNGVGKSDEDGCRWAALSALVALQDTAKSKGANAVIDIVSYYKKNEVTNPAEYECHAGAVVVGVALKGTYAKLGQ comes from the coding sequence ATGAAACTCACGGCTTCCCTGCTCACCGCCGCAACCTGTGCCGCCGCACTGCTGGCCTCGCCCGCTCACGCGCGCGACACCAGGTACATGCTGCCGCTCAAGGACGTACTGTCGATGCCCGAGGCAAAAGACAAGCTGGACCCGTCGTTCCGCTTCTTCCTGGCGGGTCAGACCACGCCGCCCGTGCTCGAGCGCTTCGACTCCGGCGTGACGAACCGCAAGACCAACGGCGTGGGCAAGAGCGACGAGGATGGCTGCCGCTGGGCCGCGCTGTCCGCGCTGGTCGCGCTGCAGGACACCGCCAAGTCCAAGGGCGCCAACGCAGTGATCGATATCGTCAGCTACTACAAGAAGAACGAGGTGACGAATCCCGCGGAGTACGAATGCCATGCCGGCGCGGTCGTGGTCGGCGTCGCGCTCAAGGGCACGTACGCGAAACTGGGACAGTAA
- a CDS encoding 4'-phosphopantetheinyl transferase family protein, whose product MTIRIRHGSVAALAEQAPSPSTWMSESECARVRSTHAATRRAQFIAGRWLARVLLSEAMGGSWHDWTLTAEDDAPPRVSGPATASAFPSATLSLSHSGDLVACALGTAPLGIDVEACTPRKGLDALYDAVTTADERRALAAHLGTDTLQCFLHAWTLKEAGLKREGDGLFATMLGHALQLEAATDPPRANACTWQLDGHVLALSAEALGTCTLPGFPPPRYWKLARHTSSR is encoded by the coding sequence ATGACCATCCGGATCCGCCATGGGAGCGTGGCGGCGCTTGCCGAGCAGGCGCCGTCGCCTTCCACATGGATGTCCGAGAGCGAATGCGCGCGGGTGCGGTCGACCCATGCCGCAACGCGCCGCGCGCAGTTCATCGCGGGGCGATGGCTGGCGCGCGTGCTGCTGTCGGAGGCCATGGGCGGATCATGGCACGACTGGACGCTGACGGCCGAAGACGATGCGCCGCCGCGCGTGTCGGGTCCCGCCACCGCTTCCGCCTTTCCCTCCGCCACGCTGTCGCTGTCGCACAGCGGCGACCTCGTCGCGTGCGCGCTCGGCACCGCGCCGCTCGGTATCGACGTGGAGGCCTGCACGCCGCGCAAGGGGCTCGATGCGCTCTACGATGCCGTCACGACCGCAGACGAGCGGCGGGCCCTGGCCGCGCATCTGGGCACCGACACGCTGCAATGCTTCCTCCACGCATGGACGCTCAAGGAGGCCGGTCTCAAGCGCGAAGGCGACGGCCTCTTCGCCACCATGCTGGGCCACGCCCTGCAGCTCGAGGCGGCCACCGATCCCCCGCGGGCCAATGCCTGCACGTGGCAACTGGACGGTCACGTACTCGCCCTCAGCGCCGAGGCGCTGGGCACCTGCACCCTCCCCGGCTTTCCCCCGCCGCGCTACTGGAAGCTCGCGCGGCACACGTCTTCCCGCTGA
- the hutH gene encoding histidine ammonia-lyase, which yields MSEITVPDLPDNTVTPSQVVFDGTPLAIEAIVALARREATAVLSDAPDFRARITRGMAFLDQLLEEDGRIYGVTTGYGDSCETAVPVDRAWELPVHLYTFHGCGLGRLLEADETRAVLAARLASLCQGYSAVSPALLEQLAAFLAHDVLPCIPAEGSVGASGDLTPLSYVAAALCGEREVVYAGRRQPAAEALAAIGRAPLRLRPKEALAIMNGTAVMTGLACLAWSRAAHLAALSATLTAGAVAAVDGNPYHYDETLFRAKPHPGQLRAAARIRTLLGDSRAPRHASRLQDRYSLRCAPHVIGVLEDALDWSRRWIETELNSANDNPLVDPDEQRVLHGGHFYGGHVALAMDALKTAVASVADLMDRQLATLVDTRYNNGLPANLSGATGDEAPLNHGLKAVQIGASAWTAEALKLTMPATAFSRSTECHNQDKVSMGTIASRDCLRVLELTEQVAAAMLVAVRQGIGLRLKMGGALPQPLQPFFSRLEAAIPLLTRDRALESELRALLAQMRAGRWQDA from the coding sequence ATGTCTGAAATCACCGTACCCGACCTTCCCGACAACACCGTCACGCCTTCGCAGGTCGTCTTCGACGGTACACCGCTCGCGATCGAGGCGATCGTCGCGCTCGCGCGCCGCGAGGCCACGGCCGTGCTGTCCGATGCGCCGGACTTCCGCGCGCGCATCACGCGCGGTATGGCGTTTCTCGATCAGCTGCTCGAGGAAGATGGCCGCATCTATGGCGTGACGACGGGCTACGGGGACTCGTGCGAAACCGCGGTGCCCGTGGACCGCGCATGGGAACTACCCGTGCATCTGTACACGTTCCACGGCTGCGGGCTCGGGCGGCTGCTGGAAGCGGACGAGACGCGCGCCGTGCTCGCGGCACGGCTGGCGTCGCTGTGTCAGGGTTATTCGGCGGTCAGCCCGGCGCTGCTCGAACAACTCGCCGCGTTCCTCGCGCATGACGTGCTGCCCTGCATTCCGGCCGAAGGCTCGGTGGGCGCAAGCGGCGACCTCACGCCGCTGTCGTACGTCGCGGCCGCGTTGTGCGGCGAGCGCGAGGTCGTCTACGCGGGACGGCGCCAGCCGGCGGCCGAGGCGCTTGCGGCAATCGGCCGCGCGCCGCTGCGGCTGCGGCCCAAGGAAGCGCTGGCGATCATGAACGGCACCGCCGTGATGACGGGCCTGGCCTGCCTCGCATGGTCGCGCGCCGCGCATCTTGCCGCGCTCTCCGCCACGCTGACCGCCGGTGCGGTCGCGGCGGTCGATGGCAATCCCTATCACTATGACGAGACGCTGTTCCGTGCCAAGCCGCATCCCGGGCAGTTGCGCGCCGCCGCGCGTATCCGCACGCTGCTCGGCGATTCGCGCGCGCCGCGCCATGCGAGCCGTCTGCAGGACCGCTATTCGCTGCGGTGCGCGCCGCATGTCATCGGCGTGCTCGAAGACGCGCTCGACTGGTCGCGCCGATGGATCGAAACCGAGCTGAACAGCGCGAACGACAATCCGCTAGTGGATCCGGACGAGCAGCGCGTGCTGCATGGCGGCCATTTCTACGGCGGCCATGTCGCGCTGGCCATGGATGCGCTCAAGACGGCGGTGGCCAGCGTGGCGGATCTGATGGACCGCCAGTTGGCGACGCTCGTCGATACGCGCTACAACAATGGCCTGCCCGCGAACCTGTCGGGCGCCACCGGCGACGAGGCGCCGCTGAACCATGGGCTGAAGGCCGTGCAGATCGGCGCGTCCGCGTGGACGGCGGAGGCGTTGAAGCTGACCATGCCGGCGACCGCGTTCTCGCGCTCGACCGAGTGCCACAACCAGGACAAGGTCAGCATGGGCACGATCGCGAGCCGCGATTGCCTGCGGGTGCTGGAGCTGACGGAACAGGTGGCGGCCGCGATGCTTGTGGCCGTGCGTCAGGGCATCGGGCTACGCCTGAAGATGGGTGGTGCGCTGCCGCAGCCGCTGCAGCCGTTCTTCTCGCGGCTCGAGGCCGCGATTCCGCTGCTGACGCGGGACCGGGCCCTCGAATCCGAGCTTCGCGCGCTGCTGGCGCAGATGCGCGCGGGCCGCTGGCAGGACGCTTAA